One part of the Moraxella sp. FZFQ2102 genome encodes these proteins:
- a CDS encoding glycosyltransferase family A protein gives MTTTPTVAVITSSIGRASLLDTINCIKQQSYPCRHYIFVDGEKHHRAVKKMVKDHPEIVVTYLPVSTGATGMCNSIINAIAPFIATEDIICYVDDDNTVTPDHVETFVNAFLTNDIHYAYSLRYLHSAEDDFYIPDNLESLGFWTLGKEHVITVDFELKDKKYTSTVVQTSNRTALIDTNCYAFSRNLAQHLANTWMINGKYNDQNITQALLNSPNLTGFCTGKRTVNYTTLMKNFVQPPQIIYDNLSAKTKAEKRSVERQLFLSYMDFIEQITALNRPWETPTLFKNNQLIPVINQSNS, from the coding sequence ATGACTACCACGCCAACCGTTGCTGTCATCACTTCATCCATCGGCCGTGCATCACTACTTGACACCATTAACTGCATCAAACAACAAAGCTACCCTTGTCGGCATTATATTTTTGTCGATGGTGAAAAACATCATCGAGCGGTCAAAAAAATGGTCAAAGACCATCCTGAGATTGTCGTCACCTATCTGCCAGTCAGTACTGGCGCGACCGGAATGTGCAACTCCATCATCAATGCCATTGCGCCATTTATCGCGACCGAAGATATCATCTGCTATGTCGATGATGACAATACAGTAACACCTGATCATGTTGAAACATTTGTTAATGCTTTCTTAACTAATGATATCCATTATGCCTATTCGCTACGCTATCTACATTCAGCAGAAGATGATTTTTATATACCTGACAACTTGGAATCATTGGGTTTTTGGACGCTTGGTAAAGAGCATGTCATTACTGTAGATTTTGAATTAAAAGACAAAAAATACACCTCTACGGTTGTGCAGACCAGTAACCGCACCGCTTTGATTGATACCAATTGCTATGCTTTTAGCCGTAACCTAGCACAGCATCTTGCCAATACTTGGATGATCAACGGTAAATACAATGATCAAAACATCACACAAGCATTATTAAACAGCCCAAATCTAACTGGCTTTTGTACTGGCAAACGCACTGTCAATTACACAACACTGATGAAAAATTTTGTACAACCGCCTCAGATAATCTATGATAATTTATCTGCAAAAACCAAAGCCGAAAAACGCAGTGTTGAAAGACAGTTATTTTTAAGCTATATGGATTTTATTGAACAGATCACGGCATTAAATCGCCCATGGGAAACGCCTACATTATTCAAAAACAACCAATTAATCCCAGTGATAAATCAGTCAAATAGTTAA
- a CDS encoding bestrophin family protein: protein MIVRDKSNSLKLLFVWHGTVLPKVLPVIIGIMSLSMVAWALAHFRLYHVHSVPAVGFTLLGVVISIFLGFRNNACYDRWWEGRKLWGALIANTRHFTRDTHFLPPAVREQLLMDMLLFVSLLRDRLRQQKITRAQFTYQAIDNTRLDALDTHFNAPQKVLEAMQKQLIDAVNQGQISDIIYTSIHKHLIEMGSIQAGCDRILSTPLPFPYSVLLHRAVYCFCWILPFGLESVMGIWTPLLVGFLSYLLLGLDELSQQLEEPFGNDDHDLPLDTIVRLIERETLALLDRPLPDAWRADQYYNYS, encoded by the coding sequence ATGATCGTCCGTGATAAATCCAATAGTCTCAAACTGCTGTTCGTGTGGCATGGCACTGTCCTACCTAAGGTGCTGCCAGTGATTATCGGGATCATGTCACTGTCAATGGTTGCGTGGGCGTTGGCGCATTTTCGCTTGTATCATGTGCACAGCGTGCCTGCAGTGGGTTTTACACTGCTTGGCGTGGTGATTTCGATTTTTTTGGGATTTCGCAACAACGCCTGCTATGATCGCTGGTGGGAAGGTCGCAAGCTGTGGGGGGCGCTGATCGCCAACACGCGCCATTTTACGCGCGATACGCATTTTCTACCCCCTGCGGTGCGTGAGCAGCTACTGATGGATATGCTGCTGTTCGTCTCCCTATTGCGTGATCGCTTGCGCCAACAAAAAATTACACGCGCCCAGTTTACCTATCAAGCGATCGATAATACGCGCCTTGATGCCCTAGATACGCATTTTAATGCACCGCAAAAAGTGCTTGAAGCCATGCAAAAACAGCTGATCGATGCCGTCAATCAAGGACAAATCAGTGACATCATTTATACCAGCATTCATAAGCATCTGATCGAGATGGGCAGCATTCAGGCGGGCTGCGATCGCATTTTGAGCACGCCTTTGCCGTTTCCGTATTCAGTGCTGTTGCATCGCGCGGTGTATTGTTTTTGTTGGATTTTACCGTTTGGTCTTGAGTCGGTGATGGGGATTTGGACGCCGCTGTTGGTGGGATTTTTATCGTATCTACTCCTTGGATTGGATGAACTAAGCCAACAATTAGAAGAGCCATTTGGTAATGATGATCACGATTTGCCCTTGGATACCATCGTGCGACTGATCGAACGAGAAACCCTTGCACTGCTTGATCGCCCCCTACCAGATGCTTGGCGAGCTGATCAGTATTATAATTATTCTTAG
- the alr gene encoding alanine racemase, translating into MKTKPTLLSLALTALLSTSVVQAAPILQTHGDYSHANHSKANAYLEIDVQAFEDNITRLQNTLNDGTKICAIMKADAYGNGIDLLMPSIIKLGVPCIGIASNEEARVARAHGYTGDIMRVRLASGDEVEAALEYNMTELTGSLEHAKTLSDIAKKHGKTLNFHLALNAGGMDRNGIDTDTKTGKKDAVAITKLPNFKITGIMTHYAFEDEDFVRERLAKFNEQSAWLIKAAKLDRKELTLHTANSFSTIAVPESHLDMVRPGGLIYGDTIDAKPAYKPIMSFKTKVASVQFYPAGTTVGYDGTHTLTRDSYLANLPFGYSDGYRRAFTNKGIVLIGGMRAPVLGKTSMNTTMVDVTDIVAKHPVKINDEVVIYGSQGDERITQAEVEEINDALLADLYTIWGNSNPRLIKP; encoded by the coding sequence ATGAAGACCAAACCGACTTTATTATCGCTCGCCCTAACGGCACTACTATCTACCAGTGTGGTACAGGCTGCACCGATTTTGCAGACGCATGGTGATTATAGCCATGCCAATCACAGCAAGGCAAATGCGTATCTTGAGATTGATGTTCAAGCGTTTGAAGACAACATCACACGCCTACAAAACACCCTAAATGACGGCACAAAAATCTGCGCCATCATGAAAGCTGATGCCTATGGCAACGGCATTGATCTGTTGATGCCAAGCATCATCAAACTTGGCGTGCCATGCATCGGCATCGCAAGCAATGAAGAAGCTCGCGTGGCTCGTGCGCACGGCTACACAGGCGACATCATGCGTGTGCGTCTAGCCAGTGGTGATGAAGTCGAAGCGGCGCTTGAATATAATATGACCGAATTGACAGGCAGCCTTGAGCACGCCAAAACCCTAAGCGACATCGCCAAAAAACATGGCAAAACGCTAAACTTCCACTTGGCACTGAACGCAGGCGGCATGGATCGTAACGGCATCGATACTGATACCAAAACTGGCAAAAAAGACGCCGTCGCCATCACCAAATTACCAAATTTCAAGATCACTGGCATCATGACGCATTATGCCTTTGAAGATGAAGATTTCGTCCGTGAACGCCTTGCTAAGTTCAACGAACAAAGCGCATGGCTGATCAAAGCTGCTAAGCTTGATCGCAAGGAACTGACCCTACACACCGCCAACTCATTCTCAACCATTGCCGTACCCGAAAGCCATCTTGACATGGTGCGCCCTGGTGGTCTGATCTATGGTGACACCATCGATGCCAAGCCTGCTTATAAGCCGATCATGAGCTTTAAGACCAAAGTTGCTTCGGTGCAGTTTTATCCTGCTGGCACGACAGTTGGCTATGATGGTACGCATACTTTGACGCGCGATTCATACCTTGCCAACTTGCCATTCGGCTACTCTGATGGCTATCGCCGCGCCTTTACCAATAAAGGCATCGTGCTGATCGGTGGTATGCGCGCGCCTGTACTGGGTAAGACTTCAATGAACACCACCATGGTCGATGTCACCGACATCGTCGCCAAGCACCCTGTCAAAATCAACGATGAAGTGGTGATCTACGGCAGCCAAGGTGATGAGCGCATTACCCAAGCAGAAGTCGAAGAGATTAACGATGCCCTATTGGCGGATCTGTACACCATCTGGGGCAATTCAAACCCACGCTTAATTAAGCCATAA
- the alr gene encoding alanine racemase: MKMKTKPTFLALALFGALSVGTTHAAPMLHTLGDYSYAANHAITNAYLEIDVQAFEDNITNLRQTLGEETKICAVLKGDAYGHGIDLLMPSVIKLGVSCIAVTSNEEARVARAHGYQGIINRVRIASGDEVESALAYDITELVGSLDHAKTLDNIAKKHGKVINFHLALNAGGMGRNGLDVSNKTGQKDAIAITKLSNLNMTGIMTHYAFEDEAFVRESLAQFNKQTDWLIKAAKLDRKKLTLHTANSFATALVPESRLDMVRPGRLMYGDPVGGVELPSKRIMQFKSKVAAVHFYPKGTKIGYDGTYELTRDSYLANLPLGFSDGYRRIFSNKGHVLINGHRAPVVGKTSMNTTMVDVTDIMAKQPVKINDEVVLFGKQGDSEVTQAEIEELNGALLADLYSVWGNSNPRLIKP, from the coding sequence TTGAAGATGAAGACCAAACCTACTTTTCTAGCCCTTGCACTATTCGGTGCGCTTTCAGTTGGCACTACTCATGCTGCACCGATGCTGCATACACTTGGCGATTACAGCTACGCCGCCAATCACGCCATCACCAATGCCTATCTTGAGATTGATGTTCAGGCTTTTGAAGATAATATCACCAATCTTAGACAGACCCTAGGTGAAGAGACGAAAATCTGCGCCGTTCTAAAAGGTGATGCATACGGTCATGGCATCGATCTGCTGATGCCAAGCGTCATCAAATTGGGCGTATCATGCATTGCCGTCACCAGTAACGAAGAAGCGCGTGTTGCGCGTGCGCATGGATATCAAGGCATCATCAATCGCGTTCGTATCGCAAGTGGTGACGAAGTTGAATCTGCGCTTGCGTACGATATTACCGAATTGGTGGGCAGCCTAGATCATGCCAAAACTTTGGATAATATTGCCAAAAAACATGGTAAAGTTATCAACTTCCACTTGGCACTGAATGCAGGCGGCATGGGTCGAAATGGTCTGGATGTAAGCAACAAAACAGGTCAAAAAGACGCCATCGCCATCACCAAGCTATCAAATCTGAACATGACAGGCATTATGACGCACTATGCTTTTGAAGATGAAGCATTTGTTCGCGAAAGCTTGGCGCAGTTCAATAAACAAACCGATTGGCTAATCAAAGCCGCCAAATTGGATCGCAAAAAATTAACCCTGCATACCGCCAATTCATTTGCTACCGCTTTGGTTCCTGAGAGCCGCTTGGATATGGTGCGCCCTGGTCGCTTGATGTATGGCGATCCTGTCGGCGGCGTTGAACTGCCATCAAAGCGAATCATGCAGTTCAAATCAAAAGTTGCCGCCGTGCATTTTTATCCAAAAGGCACAAAAATTGGCTATGATGGCACTTATGAATTGACACGCGATTCGTATCTTGCCAACTTACCCCTTGGCTTCTCTGATGGCTACCGTCGCATCTTTAGCAATAAAGGTCATGTACTCATCAACGGGCATCGCGCGCCTGTGGTTGGTAAAACTTCAATGAACACCACCATGGTCGATGTGACTGATATCATGGCAAAACAACCTGTGAAAATTAATGATGAAGTGGTGCTTTTTGGTAAGCAAGGCGATAGTGAAGTCACGCAAGCTGAGATTGAAGAATTAAACGGTGCACTGCTCGCCGATTTATATTCTGTTTGGGGTAATTCAAATCCGCGTCTGATTAAGCCATAA
- the mnmG gene encoding tRNA uridine-5-carboxymethylaminomethyl(34) synthesis enzyme MnmG, whose protein sequence is MSYTTTYTFPKKYDVIVVGGGHAGTEAALAAARMGAATMLITHNIETLGQMSCNPAIGGIGKSHLVREVDAMGGAMALATDKAGIQFRVLNSRKGAAVRATRAQADRILYKAAIRHVLENQESLDLFQQPVDDIIVENGRAVAVVTATGVRFDTRAVVLTSGTFLGGVIHVGLESQSGGRAGDMPAIRLADRLRELQLPVGRLKTGTPARIDARTVDFSVMTEQPGDTPLPVMSYMGDVSMHPRQIPCYITHTNERTHDIIRDNLDRSPMFSGKIEGVGPRYCPSIEDKIHRFADKDSHQIFIEPEGLTTHELYPNGISTSLPFDVQVAFIRSMKGLENAHITRPGYAIEYDYFDPQNLKPTLETKSIDRLYFAGQINGTTGYEEAAAQGLLAGINAARAAQDQEFWTPRRDEAYLGVLVDDLITHGTKEPYRMFTSRAEHRLLLREDNADQRLTETARKLGLIDDARWAAYCEKMNAISAETARLQEIWATPNNTIGKAFMKNTQEVLSKENTLLDLLKRPNISFDDIAKVADSAVSSEVGEQIEIAVKYAGYIDRQNDEIEQMKRLENTPLPLNFDYTAVSGLSNEIVQKLSQVRPATLAQASRISGVTPAAVSLLAMTLKKHKKLQQLSQ, encoded by the coding sequence ATGAGCTATACCACAACCTACACCTTCCCAAAAAAATATGATGTCATCGTCGTCGGTGGCGGTCATGCAGGCACAGAAGCGGCATTGGCTGCGGCTCGCATGGGGGCTGCCACCATGCTGATCACGCACAATATCGAAACACTGGGTCAGATGAGTTGCAACCCTGCTATCGGCGGTATCGGTAAGTCGCATTTGGTGCGTGAAGTGGATGCGATGGGTGGGGCGATGGCGTTGGCGACGGATAAGGCAGGCATTCAGTTTCGCGTGCTGAACAGTCGCAAAGGGGCGGCGGTGCGTGCCACGCGTGCGCAGGCTGACCGCATATTATACAAGGCCGCCATTCGCCATGTGCTTGAAAATCAAGAAAGTCTTGATCTGTTTCAGCAGCCTGTCGATGACATCATCGTCGAAAATGGTCGTGCGGTGGCGGTGGTGACAGCCACGGGTGTGCGCTTTGATACGCGAGCGGTGGTGCTGACTTCGGGGACTTTTTTGGGCGGGGTGATCCATGTCGGGCTTGAGAGCCAAAGCGGTGGACGAGCAGGGGATATGCCAGCGATTCGCTTGGCGGATCGTTTGCGCGAGCTTCAGCTGCCTGTGGGCCGTCTCAAGACAGGGACGCCTGCGCGTATCGATGCGCGCACGGTGGATTTTAGCGTGATGACTGAACAACCTGGTGATACACCGCTGCCTGTGATGAGTTATATGGGTGATGTGTCGATGCATCCGCGCCAAATCCCGTGCTATATCACGCATACCAACGAGCGCACACATGATATTATCCGCGATAATCTTGATCGCAGTCCGATGTTCAGCGGTAAAATCGAAGGCGTCGGCCCGCGTTATTGCCCATCGATCGAAGATAAAATTCACCGCTTTGCTGATAAAGACAGCCATCAGATTTTTATTGAGCCTGAAGGCTTGACCACGCATGAGCTGTACCCAAATGGCATCTCAACGAGCCTGCCTTTTGATGTGCAAGTGGCGTTCATTCGCTCGATGAAAGGGCTTGAAAATGCACACATCACGCGCCCTGGTTATGCCATCGAGTATGATTATTTTGATCCACAGAATCTAAAGCCGACGCTTGAGACTAAGTCAATTGACCGTCTGTATTTTGCAGGGCAAATCAATGGCACGACAGGCTATGAAGAAGCAGCAGCGCAGGGCTTGCTTGCAGGTATTAACGCCGCTCGTGCCGCGCAAGATCAAGAGTTTTGGACGCCGCGTCGCGATGAAGCTTACCTTGGCGTATTGGTCGATGATCTGATCACGCACGGGACTAAAGAGCCGTATCGTATGTTCACTAGTCGTGCCGAGCATCGTCTGCTGCTGCGCGAAGATAATGCCGATCAGCGATTGACTGAGACTGCGCGTAAGCTTGGCTTGATCGATGATGCGCGCTGGGCGGCGTATTGTGAGAAGATGAATGCCATCAGTGCTGAGACTGCGCGCCTACAAGAGATTTGGGCGACGCCGAATAACACCATTGGCAAAGCCTTTATGAAAAATACCCAAGAAGTATTGAGCAAAGAAAATACTTTGCTTGATTTGTTAAAACGCCCAAATATCAGTTTTGATGATATTGCAAAAGTCGCTGACAGTGCGGTGAGTAGCGAAGTCGGTGAGCAGATTGAGATCGCGGTAAAATACGCAGGCTATATTGATCGCCAAAATGATGAAATCGAGCAGATGAAGCGCCTTGAAAATACGCCATTGCCGCTTAATTTTGACTATACTGCGGTGTCGGGTCTGTCAAATGAAATCGTACAAAAATTAAGCCAAGTGCGACCAGCGACCCTAGCCCAAGCGTCGCGTATCAGTGGTGTGACGCCAGCGGCGGTAAGTCTGCTTGCCATGACGCTTAAAAAGCATAAGAAACTGCAACAATTATCCCAATAA
- a CDS encoding AEC family transporter, producing the protein MLAAIIFAISITLPNLLLMLLGFMMNKQGKVNEGFIQVATNMVFNYCLPCLLFFSVLKSNVDIAKQVNLLTAGLACTLTLFILAEIYAKFFVEKIEDKGVFVQGVFRSNMAIMSLAVVANAYGADGLSVGAVYMGILTIVYNILAVITLSRTAKTEGGIMAQATGIIGHIIKNPLVIALVAAFAYKAVGLPALPSFITKTGELLGAVALPLALICAGATLNLKSMLSLSGVSMQASIGRIIIAPVMAVLFGLGFGLQGVEMGVLFLMIASPAAAASYVMAKAMGGNDVLAANILGFTTVFAMIGMAAGMAALRVLGLA; encoded by the coding sequence ATGCTTGCCGCTATCATCTTTGCCATCTCCATCACTTTGCCAAACTTGCTGTTAATGCTGCTTGGTTTTATGATGAATAAGCAAGGCAAAGTCAACGAAGGCTTTATCCAAGTGGCGACAAATATGGTGTTTAATTATTGCTTGCCTTGCTTGTTATTTTTTAGCGTATTAAAAAGTAATGTCGATATTGCTAAGCAAGTCAATCTCTTAACCGCTGGGCTTGCTTGTACTTTAACACTATTTATCTTGGCTGAAATTTATGCTAAGTTTTTTGTAGAGAAAATTGAAGATAAGGGCGTATTTGTCCAAGGAGTGTTTCGCTCAAATATGGCGATTATGTCGCTTGCGGTGGTGGCGAATGCTTATGGCGCAGATGGATTGAGTGTCGGCGCAGTGTATATGGGCATTTTGACCATTGTTTATAATATCTTGGCAGTCATCACGCTATCACGCACCGCCAAAACCGAAGGCGGCATCATGGCACAAGCCACAGGTATCATCGGACATATTATTAAAAACCCGTTGGTCATCGCACTGGTTGCAGCCTTTGCTTATAAGGCGGTCGGGTTGCCTGCTTTGCCAAGCTTCATCACCAAAACTGGTGAGCTGCTTGGCGCGGTGGCATTACCATTGGCGCTCATCTGCGCAGGCGCAACGCTCAATCTTAAATCCATGCTGTCGCTCTCAGGCGTGTCGATGCAGGCGAGCATTGGGCGCATCATCATCGCGCCTGTTATGGCAGTGTTGTTTGGTCTAGGCTTTGGGCTGCAAGGCGTGGAGATGGGTGTGCTGTTTTTGATGATCGCAAGTCCAGCGGCAGCGGCAAGCTATGTGATGGCAAAGGCAATGGGTGGTAATGATGTCTTGGCGGCGAATATCTTGGGCTTTACCACGGTTTTTGCAATGATTGGCATGGCAGCAGGTATGGCAGCGCTCAGGGTGCTTGGCTTGGCGTGA
- a CDS encoding glycosyltransferase yields the protein MKVLQLSSSLKHDEAERGIYPISRALIKAGHTSIIVGSADRDNELITRLVRDGAIYHQMPMPKKSWWALRHIFALRRLILKYQPDIIHVHSRTPAWVLHWALRPYPEDLQPKIVSSLYGFYPLNSYSKALFQADKLISSSKSIDTYFRKKLAPKKDKKDNDKLPDITDSLICVPRGVDLRKYPYRHHASVYWLHQTFAQFPELEHKKWLIFPTIVGSQYGQEWLVDILGNLKEKFPNIHAVIMDDDPNTRQNQCVFYEEFVQRLHALGLFDRVTFVGKSPPDMKEWLASANVVLALANRPESIGMTALQAIHLGTPVVGWAKGAFADILNDLYPQGLVKEQTARALCQSVKFQLANQIRPAMTHEYNIEQMVAGTLSVYQALCPFCQLVTKDRHDNLVAVTAKS from the coding sequence ATGAAAGTTCTGCAGCTGTCATCATCACTCAAGCACGATGAAGCCGAGCGCGGCATTTATCCGATTTCGCGCGCGCTGATCAAGGCGGGTCACACATCAATCATCGTCGGTAGTGCTGATCGGGATAATGAGCTGATCACACGACTGGTGCGCGATGGTGCGATTTATCATCAGATGCCAATGCCCAAAAAAAGCTGGTGGGCACTTCGGCACATCTTCGCGCTCAGACGACTGATTCTCAAGTATCAGCCCGACATCATCCATGTGCATTCGCGCACGCCTGCATGGGTACTGCACTGGGCGCTACGCCCTTATCCAGAAGACTTACAGCCAAAAATCGTCTCAAGCCTGTACGGATTTTATCCGCTAAACTCATACTCAAAAGCTCTATTTCAGGCAGATAAATTGATCAGTTCTTCCAAAAGTATTGATACCTATTTTCGTAAGAAACTTGCACCAAAAAAAGATAAGAAAGATAATGATAAACTGCCTGACATCACAGATTCGCTAATCTGTGTGCCGCGCGGTGTCGATCTGCGCAAATATCCTTATCGCCATCATGCATCGGTGTATTGGCTGCATCAGACCTTTGCGCAGTTTCCTGAGCTTGAGCATAAAAAATGGCTGATTTTCCCCACTATTGTCGGATCACAATACGGGCAAGAGTGGCTTGTAGATATTTTAGGTAATTTAAAAGAAAAATTCCCAAATATCCATGCAGTGATCATGGATGATGATCCTAATACACGCCAAAACCAATGCGTATTTTACGAAGAATTCGTCCAGCGACTTCATGCCTTAGGACTGTTTGATCGCGTGACATTCGTCGGTAAATCACCGCCTGATATGAAAGAGTGGCTAGCATCTGCCAATGTCGTGCTTGCGCTTGCCAATCGTCCTGAAAGCATCGGCATGACTGCGCTACAAGCCATCCATCTTGGCACGCCTGTCGTGGGTTGGGCAAAAGGGGCATTTGCTGATATTTTAAACGACTTATATCCGCAAGGCTTGGTCAAAGAACAGACCGCGCGCGCCTTATGCCAATCGGTGAAATTTCAGCTTGCCAATCAGATTCGCCCTGCAATGACGCACGAATATAATATCGAACAAATGGTCGCAGGCACGCTGTCTGTGTATCAGGCGCTTTGTCCATTTTGTCAGCTGGTCACCAAAGATCGCCATGATAATTTGGTGGCGGTTACGGCTAAGTCTTGA
- a CDS encoding peroxiredoxin, with protein MLKNSNETITLPEFTVTVVNTQGEQQTTLPNLMAGSDKGLIIYFYPKDNTPGCTVQAVDFTANFDKLAALGYRVIGVSRDSVKSHGNFIAKQSLNIDLISDPDEVLCKHFDVIKEKMLYGKTHLGVVRSTFVYDKNAQMIGSFRNVKAKEHVDQLLEFLSN; from the coding sequence ATGCTAAAAAATAGTAATGAGACCATCACCCTGCCAGAGTTCACCGTCACAGTGGTTAATACACAAGGCGAGCAACAAACCACCCTGCCAAACCTAATGGCAGGCAGCGACAAGGGTTTGATCATTTATTTTTATCCTAAGGACAATACCCCCGGTTGCACTGTACAAGCTGTTGATTTTACTGCTAATTTTGATAAATTGGCTGCACTTGGCTACCGTGTAATCGGCGTGTCACGCGACAGCGTCAAATCGCATGGCAATTTTATCGCCAAACAGTCCCTAAATATCGATCTGATCAGTGATCCTGATGAAGTTTTGTGCAAGCATTTTGATGTCATCAAAGAAAAAATGCTGTATGGCAAAACACATCTTGGTGTGGTGCGCTCTACTTTCGTCTATGATAAAAATGCTCAGATGATTGGCAGCTTTCGCAATGTCAAAGCCAAAGAACATGTTGATCAATTATTGGAATTTCTAAGTAATTAA